The following proteins are co-located in the Spinactinospora alkalitolerans genome:
- a CDS encoding zinc-dependent alcohol dehydrogenase family protein → MRAAIIEQPGTISIGERPDPTPAPDGVVLRVGACGICGTDLHIADGEFPPSPYPLVPGHEFAGEVVAVGSAAPGGLRVGDRVAVDPSLFCGHCSFCRAGRGNLCANWGAIGDTVDGAFAEYVAAPAANCHRMPEGMTFREGAIVEPLSCAVHGVRRIGVFPGERFLLIGAGTMGLLLQQLLQQGGARVTMVDRNADRLKIAAGFGAHATATDTADLGDERFDAAVDVTGAPPAIEAAFASLRRGGRLLIFGVAADDARVDLSPFRIYNDEITVVGSMAVLNSYGAALDLLASDAVQTGPLLSHALPLAEFPAALDLMRAGAGVKVQVAPSDGAGR, encoded by the coding sequence GTGCGCGCAGCGATCATCGAGCAGCCAGGGACGATCAGCATCGGAGAGCGCCCCGATCCGACCCCGGCCCCCGACGGGGTCGTGCTCCGCGTCGGGGCCTGCGGCATCTGCGGCACCGACCTGCACATCGCCGACGGCGAGTTCCCGCCCAGCCCCTACCCCCTGGTCCCCGGCCACGAGTTCGCCGGCGAGGTCGTCGCGGTGGGCTCGGCCGCCCCCGGCGGGCTGCGGGTGGGCGACCGGGTCGCCGTCGACCCGTCACTGTTCTGCGGGCACTGCTCCTTCTGCCGGGCGGGGCGGGGCAACCTGTGCGCCAACTGGGGCGCCATCGGCGACACCGTCGACGGCGCGTTCGCCGAGTACGTGGCGGCCCCCGCCGCGAACTGCCACCGGATGCCCGAGGGGATGACCTTCCGGGAGGGCGCCATCGTCGAGCCGCTGTCCTGCGCGGTGCACGGGGTGCGCCGCATCGGGGTGTTCCCCGGCGAGCGGTTCCTGCTCATCGGGGCGGGCACCATGGGCCTGCTGCTGCAGCAGCTGCTGCAGCAGGGCGGGGCCCGGGTCACCATGGTCGACCGCAACGCCGACCGGCTGAAGATCGCCGCCGGCTTCGGCGCGCACGCCACCGCCACCGACACCGCCGACCTCGGCGACGAGCGCTTCGACGCCGCCGTCGACGTCACCGGGGCCCCGCCCGCCATCGAGGCCGCCTTCGCCTCGCTGCGGCGCGGCGGACGGCTGCTCATCTTCGGGGTCGCGGCCGACGACGCGCGCGTCGACCTGTCCCCGTTCCGCATCTACAACGACGAGATCACCGTGGTCGGCTCCATGGCGGTCCTCAACAGCTACGGCGCGGCCCTCGACCTGCTCGCCTCCGACGCGGTGCAGACCGGGCCCCTGCTCAGCCACGCCCTGCCGCTCGCCGAGTTCCCCGCGGCACTGGACCTCATGCGCGCGGGGGCGGGCGTGAAGGTGCAGGTCGCGCCCTCCGACGGGGCCGGCCGGTGA